The proteins below are encoded in one region of Calditrichota bacterium:
- the tpx gene encoding thiol peroxidase, giving the protein MAQITLKGNPINTIGNLPEVGSQAPDFVLTKTDLSDVSLKDFAGKRIILNISPSIDTGICADSVRRFNVAADKLDNTAILYVSLDLPFAHKRFCEAEGIESVVSVCGLRTRSFGKDYGVLITDGPMAGLFARSVVIVDEHGKVVYTEQVPEIVQEPNYEAALEVLA; this is encoded by the coding sequence ATGGCTCAAATTACACTAAAGGGAAATCCAATAAACACCATTGGTAATTTACCGGAAGTTGGTTCGCAAGCACCTGATTTTGTACTTACAAAAACAGATTTGTCTGATGTAAGTTTGAAAGACTTTGCCGGTAAACGAATAATATTAAACATTTCACCAAGTATTGATACTGGTATATGTGCTGATTCTGTTAGGCGATTTAATGTTGCGGCGGATAAATTGGATAATACGGCTATTCTTTATGTTTCTTTGGATTTACCATTTGCTCATAAACGTTTTTGCGAAGCTGAAGGAATTGAAAGCGTTGTTAGTGTTTGTGGATTGCGTACACGCAGTTTTGGAAAAGATTATGGCGTTTTAATTACAGATGGCCCCATGGCAGGATTGTTTGCCCGGTCAGTTGTTATTGTTGATGAACATGGAAAAGTTGTTTACACAGAGCAGGTTCCGGAAATTGTTCAGGAACCAAATTATGAGGCTGCATTAGAAGTATTAGCTTAA
- a CDS encoding sodium:solute symporter family protein, with protein MTNTFIYWTGFLTYSFIVLWIGFSVWKKSKGKSDQNDTKEFWSANKSLSSWSVGLSISASMMSISWSCVYGVQIFYWYGLGGAWLLIIPWLLTMAGFYFLVPLFRKFNTFSQPELLEKRFGKNSRILLAPALIIVFITWTGGEIFAAGNIIAPFLGISPQLTFLLIAVVVATYSFSGGFEAVISTDKIQFILVALFISIIAYLGWNAIPENAVSITPPKSVSHDSNIFSPGAALIFMTFFAYLPGWLIETDLWVRIQAAKSNKAAKKGILIAGFNSLVFVGIMPLVIGLSALALFPPVDGIIPEQIKDGALIFTEIMKNYSPIWLNLLLSVGLIAAAMSTIDTCGNIVALSFSKDLIEPKLKNRFTPAQIQKFARFSSVLAIFAGYIYALFTDNLWDIFYLSSGILTTTVFIPVLASFFKSVSRLEINISIFTGLIFTLLFYFLEKNQLLSHIQPDVISETGLGYIAWAFLLTLLSFIAAYTFDKRNRT; from the coding sequence ATGACAAACACATTTATTTATTGGACTGGGTTTCTCACCTATAGTTTTATTGTTTTATGGATAGGTTTCTCTGTTTGGAAAAAAAGCAAAGGAAAGTCTGATCAAAATGATACAAAAGAATTCTGGTCTGCAAATAAAAGCCTTTCCAGCTGGTCGGTCGGATTATCGATTTCCGCAAGTATGATGTCTATAAGCTGGTCATGCGTGTATGGTGTTCAGATTTTTTACTGGTATGGTTTGGGCGGTGCATGGTTATTAATTATTCCTTGGCTTCTAACAATGGCTGGGTTTTATTTTTTGGTTCCTTTGTTCAGAAAGTTTAATACCTTTTCTCAACCTGAACTGCTTGAAAAACGATTTGGTAAAAACTCAAGAATTCTTTTAGCACCGGCATTGATAATTGTTTTTATTACCTGGACAGGCGGAGAAATATTTGCTGCCGGAAATATCATAGCTCCATTTTTAGGAATATCTCCACAACTCACCTTTTTACTGATTGCTGTGGTTGTTGCAACTTATAGTTTTAGCGGTGGTTTTGAAGCTGTCATTTCAACTGACAAAATTCAATTTATACTTGTTGCACTTTTCATTTCAATAATTGCCTACTTAGGCTGGAACGCCATTCCTGAAAATGCAGTGAGCATAACCCCACCCAAGTCCGTTTCTCATGATTCAAATATTTTTTCACCAGGAGCAGCTTTAATTTTCATGACCTTTTTTGCTTATCTCCCAGGTTGGCTAATTGAAACTGATTTATGGGTGCGGATTCAAGCCGCAAAATCTAACAAGGCTGCAAAAAAGGGCATTCTCATTGCAGGATTCAATTCCCTTGTTTTTGTAGGAATTATGCCGTTAGTAATTGGTCTCTCTGCCCTGGCACTTTTTCCTCCTGTTGATGGAATAATCCCGGAACAAATTAAAGATGGTGCGCTCATCTTTACAGAAATTATGAAAAATTATTCGCCAATTTGGCTAAATCTCCTTTTATCGGTTGGCCTTATTGCAGCTGCAATGTCAACCATAGACACATGTGGAAATATAGTTGCACTTTCTTTTTCCAAAGATTTAATCGAACCCAAATTAAAAAACCGTTTTACTCCTGCTCAAATACAAAAATTTGCACGTTTTTCTTCTGTTCTGGCCATTTTTGCGGGATACATTTATGCTCTCTTCACCGATAATCTTTGGGATATTTTTTACCTTTCTTCAGGAATCTTAACGACGACGGTATTTATACCTGTACTGGCCAGTTTTTTTAAAAGCGTCTCTCGGTTGGAAATAAATATTTCTATTTTCACAGGCCTTATCTTTACTCTACTATTTTATTTTCTTGAAAAGAATCAATTACTCTCGCATATCCAGCCAGATGTTATCTCGGAAACCGGTTTAGGATATATTGCCTGGGCTTTCTTATTGACACTGCTTTCATTTATCGCAGCATATACTTTTGATAAAAGAAATCGCACATAA
- a CDS encoding mechanosensitive ion channel: MEQMIGDQWQQWGLIKVFVAAVFLFIFVRLAQRGLKILQNKYDLPLQNQKYFPVVEMVVWIVFSFWALKEAISDPVYYSVFFITFSLIILFWIGWFAGRDYIAGIIWRSQASYETGQKLIINDINGRISKLGYLNLELEKNDGTVVRLPYSKISADITYNKNENSTVFTYTFYVEPKDEISNESFEKIRTALINSPWHLSYLQPQIQKVNKNENKTTLEIIVHTLSENGLEKLQSIVNRQIAEKKL, encoded by the coding sequence ATGGAACAAATGATTGGCGATCAATGGCAGCAATGGGGCTTGATAAAAGTATTTGTTGCAGCAGTGTTTCTTTTCATTTTTGTAAGATTGGCTCAACGTGGATTAAAAATATTACAAAATAAATATGACTTGCCATTACAAAACCAGAAATACTTTCCGGTTGTTGAAATGGTCGTATGGATTGTGTTTTCATTTTGGGCCCTAAAAGAAGCGATAAGTGACCCAGTTTATTATTCTGTTTTTTTTATAACGTTTTCATTAATTATACTATTTTGGATTGGCTGGTTTGCCGGACGTGATTATATTGCCGGAATCATTTGGCGTAGCCAGGCGAGTTATGAAACCGGCCAAAAATTAATTATCAATGATATAAATGGAAGAATAAGTAAACTTGGCTATTTGAATCTTGAACTTGAAAAAAATGATGGCACCGTTGTCAGGCTTCCGTATAGTAAAATATCTGCAGATATCACCTATAATAAAAATGAAAACTCTACAGTATTTACTTATACTTTTTATGTTGAACCGAAAGATGAAATCTCAAACGAATCATTTGAAAAAATAAGAACTGCTTTGATAAATTCTCCCTGGCATTTATCATATTTACAGCCACAAATTCAAAAAGTAAATAAAAATGAAAATAAAACAACATTGGAAATAATTGTTCACACGCTTTCAGAAAATGGCCTTGAAAAATTGCAATCTATTGTAAACAGGCAGATTGCTGAAAAAAAACTATAA